The following are encoded in a window of Doryrhamphus excisus isolate RoL2022-K1 chromosome 16, RoL_Dexc_1.0, whole genome shotgun sequence genomic DNA:
- the n6amt1 gene encoding methyltransferase N6AMT1, producing the protein MSASYPTPLYAHAARGDFRDVYEPSEDSFLLIDSLEQDAAKLQQMRPCICVEVGSGSGVVSAFLASVLGPSSVYFCTDVNRTAALCSAKTASCNNVTMELVITDLVECFLPRLSGQVDVLLFNPPYVVTPSSEVGSTGIEAAWAGGRQGREVIDRFLPVVSQLLSSRGLFYLVTIAENDPEEIIQVLSGHGLHGNPHLSTRAGNERLTVLCFRRSQQT; encoded by the exons ATGTCGGCTAGCTACCCCACACCTCTGTACGCTCACGCCGCAAGGGGAGACTTCCGTGATGTGTACGAGCCGTCGGAAGATTCCTTCCTGCTCATCGACTCTCTGGAGCAAGATGCAGCCAAGCTCCAGCAGATGAG GCCGTGCATCTGCGTGGAAGTGGGCAGCGGTTCCGGAGTGGTGTCCGCATTTCTTGCATCTGTGCTCGGACCTTCGTCGGTCTATTT TTGCACGGATGTGAATCGCACAGCGGCGCTATGCAGTGCAAAGACTGCGTCGTGCAACAACGTGACCATGGAGCTCGTCATCACAGACCTG GTGGAGTGTTTCCTGCCCCGGTTAAGTGGACAAGTGGATGTGCTGCTGTTCAACCCCCCATATGTGGTCACACCATCCAGTGAG gtGGGAAGCACAGGTATAGAAGCTGCCTGGGCGGGTGGGAGGCAAGGCCGTGAGGTGATTGACAGGTTCCTACCTGTTGTGTCCCAGTTGCTGTCCAGTCGAGGGCTGTTCTACTTGGTCACCATAGCAGAGAATGATCCAG AGGAGATTATCCAGGTACTGAGTGGGCATGGTCTGCACGGAAACCCACACCTGTCAACCAGAGCTGGAAACGAAAGACTGACAGTCCTGTGCTTCCGCAGGAGTCAGCAAACGTGA
- the gart gene encoding trifunctional purine biosynthetic protein adenosine-3 isoform X1, with protein sequence MAERVLVVGGGGREHALALKLAQSPLIQQVLVAPGNAGTANYGKISNSEVSVSNHAILAQFCKDHHVGLVVVGPEVPLAAGMVDDLTAAGVPCFGPSAKAAQLEASKSFSKAFMERHGIPTARYGSFTDAEEACNYIRTADFPALVVKASGLAAGKGVIVAQDQEEACRAVMDIMKDRAFGSAGDTVVVEELLEGEEVSCLCFSDGSFVSSMPPAQDHKRLQDGDQGPNTGGMGAYCPTPQVSDELLVQIRESVLQKTVDGMKQEGAPYVGVLYAGLMLTQEGPKVLEFNCRFGDPECQVLLPLLRSDLYEIILNTMNGKLASSAPEWHQDKSAVTVVMASGGYPGAYSKGMAITGLSQVEDMGIQVFHAGTGLKDGQVVSSGGRVLTVTAVRPSLEAALQAANQGVAAVGFPGAVYRRDIGHRAIAHLKQRRGLTYKDSGVDIAAGNKLVDIIKPLARATSRPGCNAELGGFAGLFDLKAAGFIDPILVSGTDGVGTKLKIAQACRQHGSLGQDLVAMCVNDVLAQGAEPLFFLDYFSCGSLDVNVAATVVSGIAKACELAGCALLGGETAEMPGVYGPGEYDLAGFCVGAVERCSVLPRLADITEGDLLIGVASSGIHSNGFSLVRKVLEQSNLSYSSPAPFGHPGQTVGEVLLTPTKIYSRLLLPILRSGAVKAYAHITGGGLLENIPRVLPRELAVDLDASRWSIPPVFSWLQKEGGLSEDEMTRTFNCGLGAVLVVAPMEAQRVLRQLQAQEEAWIVGTLAHKQPGTESVVVHNLKRSLLNGGPASKDTCCLGDTSMPHKRTKVGVLISGTGTNLQALIEQAKRPSSCAEIVVVISNKPGVQGLKRAALAGIQTRVVDHKLYGSRAEFDGTIDRVLEEFGVELVCLAGFMRILTAVFVKKWNGKLLNIHPSLLPSFKGVNAQKQALQAGVRVSGCTVHFVAEEVDAGAIIAQEAVPVLSSDTEESLCDRIKEAEHRAFPAAMELVASGAVQLSEDGRVIWRPQH encoded by the exons ATGGCTGAAAGAGTGCTGGTGGTTGGTGGCGGCGGGCGGGAGCATGCTCTGGCCTTGAAGTTGGCCCAGTCGCCACTCATTCAGCAAGTCCTGGTGGCTCCCGGAAACGCAGGGACGGCAAACTACGGCAAGATCAGCAACTCGG AGGTATCTGTGAGTAACCACGCCATATTGGCTCAGTTCTGTAAGGACCACCATGTGGGGCTAGTGGTGGTTGGGCCAGAGGTTCCGCTGGCAGCTG GTATGGTGGACGACCTGACGGCAGCAGGAGTGCCGTGTTTTGGCCCGTCTGCCAAAGCAGCTCAGTTAGAGGCCAGTAAGAGCTTCTCCAAGGCCTTCATGGAACGTCACGGCATCCCCACGGCCCGCTACGGCTCCTTCACGGACGCGGAGGAGGCTTGCAACTACATCCGCAC CGCTGACTTCCCAGCGCTGGTTGTGAAGGCCAGTGGCTTGGCAGCGGGTAAAGGAGTTATAGTGGCACAAGACCAGGAGGAGGCCTGTCGGGCTGTGATGGACATCATGAAG GACCGAGCATTTGGTTCTGCAGGCGACACAGTGGTGGTGGAGGAGCTTTTAGAAGGCGAGGAAGTATCT TGTCTGTGCTTCAGCGATGGCTCCTTTGTGTCGTCGATGCCTCCGGCGCAGGATCACAAACGGCTGCAAGATGGCGATCAGGGTCCAAACACAGGAGGCATGGGAGCCTACTGCCCCACCCCTCAG GTGAGTGATGAGCTGCTGGTGCAGATCAGAGAATCTGTGCTTCAGAAGACTGTGGATGGGATGAAGCAAGAGGGAGCTCCTTATGTTG GTGTGCTGTATGCCGGGCTGATGTTAACCCAGGAGGGACCTAAAGTTCTGGAGTTCAATTGTCGCTTCGGGGACCCAGAGTGCCAGGTCCTGCTGCCCTTGCTGAGGAGCGACCTGTATGAGATCATCTTGAACACGATGAATGGCAAGCTGGCATCTAGCGCCCCCGAGTGGCATCAGGACAAATCCGCTGTGACCGTAGTGATGGCAAGTGGCGGCTACCCAGGCGCCTACAGCAAAGGAATGGCCATCACAG GTCTGTCCCAGGTGGAGGACATGGGCATTCAGGTGTTCCATGCGGGGACAGGACTGAAGGACGGACAAGTGGTGTCCAGCGGCGGGCGCGTCCTGACGGTCACCGCGGTCAGGCCTTCCCTGGAGGCGGCACTGCAGGCAGCCAATCAAGGAGTGGCAGCCGTGGGTTTCCCGGGTGCTGTTTACCGCCGCGACATTGGTCACCGCGCCATTGCCCACCTGAAGCAACGCAG AGGCCTGACCTATAAGGACAGCGGTGTGGACATCGCTGCAGGCAACAAACTGGTGGATATTATCAAGCCTCTGGCTAGGGCCACTTCCCGCCCAG gATGTAATGCAGAGCTGGGAGGCTTCGCTGGACTTTTTGACCTGAAAGCTGCAGGATTCATTGACCCGATTCTGGTATCTGGAACAGATGGCGTTGGGACCAAACTGAAG ATTGCCCAGGCTTGCAGGCAGCACGGCAGCTTGGGTCAAGACCTCGTCGCCATGTGCGTGAACGATGTCCTGGCTCAGGGAGCAGAGCCACTTTTCTTCCTTGATTACTTCTCCTGCGGAAGCCTGGATGTGAATGTGGCCGCCACGGTAGTCTCTGGTATCGCCAAAGCGTGTGAGCTTGCTGGCTGTGCTCTGCTGG GTGGAGAGACGGCGGAAATGCCTGGAGTCTACGGCCCGGGGGAATATGATCTAGCCGGGTTCTGTGTGGGAGCAGTAGAACGTTGCTCCGTGCTGCCTAGGCTGGCAGACATCACTGAGGGAGACCTGTTGATTGGAGTGGCATCCTCTGGTATCCATAGCAACGGCTTCAGCCTGGTCCGCAAGGTCCTGGAACAGTCAAATCTAAGCTACAGCTCCCCGGCACCCTTCGGCCACCCAGGACAAACTGTTG GCGAGGTTTTGCTGACACCAACGAAGATCTACAGTCGTCTGCTCCTTCCAATCTTGCGCAGTGGTGCGGTAAAAGCCTACGCTCACATCACCGGTGGAGGACTTTTGGAAAACATTCCGAGAGTGTTGCCCCGGGAGCTAGCAGTCGATCTAG ATGCATCTCGTTGGAGCATCCCTCCGGTGTTTTCCTGGCTCCAGAAAGAGGGCGGCCTGAGCGAGGATGAAATGACCCGTACCTTTAACTGTGGCCTGGGTGCAGTGCTGGTGGTTGCCCCGATGGAAGCGCAGAGGGTCTTGCGGCAGCTGCAGGCCCAGGAGGAGGCCTGGATTGTGGGCACGCTCGCTCACAAGCAGCCTG GTACCGAGTCTGTTGTGGTCCACAACCTCAAACGCAGTCTTCTCAATGGTGGTCCAGCCTCCAAGGACACCTGTTGCCTCGGTGACACCAGCATGCCACACAAGAGGACCAAAGTCGGCGTTCTGATATCAGGCACAG GTACCAACCTGCAAGCGCTGATCGAGCAGGCCAAGCGTCCATCCAGCTGCGCAGAGATTGTGGTGGTCATCTCCAACAAACCTGGCGTTCAGGGCCTGAAAAGAGCAGCACTGGCTGGCATCCAGACACGG GTGGTGGATCACAAGCTCTACGGGAGCCGAGCAGAATTTGACGGCACCATCGACCGCGTTCTTGAAGAATTTGGGGTGGAGCTGGTGTGTCTGGCTGGGTTCATGCGGATCCTCACAGCAGTTTTTGTCAAGAAATGGAATG GTAAACTCTTGAACATCCACCCGTCCTTGTTGCCCTCCTTTAAGGGTGTGAATGCCCAAAAGCAAGCTCTCCAGGCTGGGGTGCGGGTCAGCGGCTGCACAGTCCACTTTGTTGCC GAGGAGGTAGACGCGGGGGCCATCATTGCGCAGGAGGCGGTACCAGTGCTGAGCAGTGACACCGAAGAAAGTCTGTGCGACAGAATCAAAGAGGCAGAGCACAGAGCCTTCCCTGCAGCGATGGAGCTGGTGGCCAGTGGAGCAGTGCAGCTGAGCGAGGACGGACGTGTCATCTGGAGGCCACAACATTA A
- the gart gene encoding trifunctional purine biosynthetic protein adenosine-3 isoform X2, protein MAERVLVVGGGGREHALALKLAQSPLIQQVLVAPGNAGTANYGKISNSEVSVSNHAILAQFCKDHHVGLVVVGPEVPLAAGMVDDLTAAGVPCFGPSAKAAQLEASKSFSKAFMERHGIPTARYGSFTDAEEACNYIRTADFPALVVKASGLAAGKGVIVAQDQEEACRAVMDIMKDRAFGSAGDTVVVEELLEGEEVSCLCFSDGSFVSSMPPAQDHKRLQDGDQGPNTGGMGAYCPTPQVSDELLVQIRESVLQKTVDGMKQEGAPYVGVLYAGLMLTQEGPKVLEFNCRFGDPECQVLLPLLRSDLYEIILNTMNGKLASSAPEWHQDKSAVTVVMASGGYPGAYSKGMAITGLSQVEDMGIQVFHAGTGLKDGQVVSSGGRVLTVTAVRPSLEAALQAANQGVAAVGFPGAVYRRDIGHRAIAHLKQRRGLTYKDSGVDIAAGNKLVDIIKPLARATSRPGCNAELGGFAGLFDLKAAGFIDPILVSGTDGVGTKLKIAQACRQHGSLGQDLVAMCVNDVLAQGAEPLFFLDYFSCGSLDVNVAATVVSGIAKACELAGCALLGGETAEMPGVYGPGEYDLAGFCVGAVERCSVLPRLADITEGDLLIGVASSGIHSNGFSLVRKVLEQSNLSYSSPAPFGHPGQTVGEVLLTPTKIYSRLLLPILRSGAVKAYAHITGGGLLENIPRVLPRELAVDLDASRWSIPPVFSWLQKEGGLSEDEMTRTFNCGLGAVLVVAPMEAQRVLRQLQAQEEAWIVGTLAHKQPGTESVVVHNLKRSLLNGGPASKDTCCLGDTSMPHKRTKVGVLISGTGTNLQALIEQAKRPSSCAEIVVVISNKPGVQGLKRAALAGIQTRVVDHKLYGSRAEFDGTIDRVLEEFGVELVCLAGFMRILTAVFVKKWNGKLLNIHPSLLPSFKGVNAQKQALQAGVRVSGCTVHFVAEEVDAGAIIAQEAVPVLSSDTEESLCDRIKEAEHRAFPAAMELVASGAVQLSEDGRVIWRPQH, encoded by the exons ATGGCTGAAAGAGTGCTGGTGGTTGGTGGCGGCGGGCGGGAGCATGCTCTGGCCTTGAAGTTGGCCCAGTCGCCACTCATTCAGCAAGTCCTGGTGGCTCCCGGAAACGCAGGGACGGCAAACTACGGCAAGATCAGCAACTCGG AGGTATCTGTGAGTAACCACGCCATATTGGCTCAGTTCTGTAAGGACCACCATGTGGGGCTAGTGGTGGTTGGGCCAGAGGTTCCGCTGGCAGCTG GTATGGTGGACGACCTGACGGCAGCAGGAGTGCCGTGTTTTGGCCCGTCTGCCAAAGCAGCTCAGTTAGAGGCCAGTAAGAGCTTCTCCAAGGCCTTCATGGAACGTCACGGCATCCCCACGGCCCGCTACGGCTCCTTCACGGACGCGGAGGAGGCTTGCAACTACATCCGCAC CGCTGACTTCCCAGCGCTGGTTGTGAAGGCCAGTGGCTTGGCAGCGGGTAAAGGAGTTATAGTGGCACAAGACCAGGAGGAGGCCTGTCGGGCTGTGATGGACATCATGAAG GACCGAGCATTTGGTTCTGCAGGCGACACAGTGGTGGTGGAGGAGCTTTTAGAAGGCGAGGAAGTATCT TGTCTGTGCTTCAGCGATGGCTCCTTTGTGTCGTCGATGCCTCCGGCGCAGGATCACAAACGGCTGCAAGATGGCGATCAGGGTCCAAACACAGGAGGCATGGGAGCCTACTGCCCCACCCCTCAG GTGAGTGATGAGCTGCTGGTGCAGATCAGAGAATCTGTGCTTCAGAAGACTGTGGATGGGATGAAGCAAGAGGGAGCTCCTTATGTTG GTGTGCTGTATGCCGGGCTGATGTTAACCCAGGAGGGACCTAAAGTTCTGGAGTTCAATTGTCGCTTCGGGGACCCAGAGTGCCAGGTCCTGCTGCCCTTGCTGAGGAGCGACCTGTATGAGATCATCTTGAACACGATGAATGGCAAGCTGGCATCTAGCGCCCCCGAGTGGCATCAGGACAAATCCGCTGTGACCGTAGTGATGGCAAGTGGCGGCTACCCAGGCGCCTACAGCAAAGGAATGGCCATCACAG GTCTGTCCCAGGTGGAGGACATGGGCATTCAGGTGTTCCATGCGGGGACAGGACTGAAGGACGGACAAGTGGTGTCCAGCGGCGGGCGCGTCCTGACGGTCACCGCGGTCAGGCCTTCCCTGGAGGCGGCACTGCAGGCAGCCAATCAAGGAGTGGCAGCCGTGGGTTTCCCGGGTGCTGTTTACCGCCGCGACATTGGTCACCGCGCCATTGCCCACCTGAAGCAACGCAG AGGCCTGACCTATAAGGACAGCGGTGTGGACATCGCTGCAGGCAACAAACTGGTGGATATTATCAAGCCTCTGGCTAGGGCCACTTCCCGCCCAG gATGTAATGCAGAGCTGGGAGGCTTCGCTGGACTTTTTGACCTGAAAGCTGCAGGATTCATTGACCCGATTCTGGTATCTGGAACAGATGGCGTTGGGACCAAACTGAAG ATTGCCCAGGCTTGCAGGCAGCACGGCAGCTTGGGTCAAGACCTCGTCGCCATGTGCGTGAACGATGTCCTGGCTCAGGGAGCAGAGCCACTTTTCTTCCTTGATTACTTCTCCTGCGGAAGCCTGGATGTGAATGTGGCCGCCACGGTAGTCTCTGGTATCGCCAAAGCGTGTGAGCTTGCTGGCTGTGCTCTGCTGG GTGGAGAGACGGCGGAAATGCCTGGAGTCTACGGCCCGGGGGAATATGATCTAGCCGGGTTCTGTGTGGGAGCAGTAGAACGTTGCTCCGTGCTGCCTAGGCTGGCAGACATCACTGAGGGAGACCTGTTGATTGGAGTGGCATCCTCTGGTATCCATAGCAACGGCTTCAGCCTGGTCCGCAAGGTCCTGGAACAGTCAAATCTAAGCTACAGCTCCCCGGCACCCTTCGGCCACCCAGGACAAACTGTTG GCGAGGTTTTGCTGACACCAACGAAGATCTACAGTCGTCTGCTCCTTCCAATCTTGCGCAGTGGTGCGGTAAAAGCCTACGCTCACATCACCGGTGGAGGACTTTTGGAAAACATTCCGAGAGTGTTGCCCCGGGAGCTAGCAGTCGATCTAG ATGCATCTCGTTGGAGCATCCCTCCGGTGTTTTCCTGGCTCCAGAAAGAGGGCGGCCTGAGCGAGGATGAAATGACCCGTACCTTTAACTGTGGCCTGGGTGCAGTGCTGGTGGTTGCCCCGATGGAAGCGCAGAGGGTCTTGCGGCAGCTGCAGGCCCAGGAGGAGGCCTGGATTGTGGGCACGCTCGCTCACAAGCAGCCTG GTACCGAGTCTGTTGTGGTCCACAACCTCAAACGCAGTCTTCTCAATGGTGGTCCAGCCTCCAAGGACACCTGTTGCCTCGGTGACACCAGCATGCCACACAAGAGGACCAAAGTCGGCGTTCTGATATCAGGCACAG GTACCAACCTGCAAGCGCTGATCGAGCAGGCCAAGCGTCCATCCAGCTGCGCAGAGATTGTGGTGGTCATCTCCAACAAACCTGGCGTTCAGGGCCTGAAAAGAGCAGCACTGGCTGGCATCCAGACACGG GTGGTGGATCACAAGCTCTACGGGAGCCGAGCAGAATTTGACGGCACCATCGACCGCGTTCTTGAAGAATTTGGGGTGGAGCTGGTGTGTCTGGCTGGGTTCATGCGGATCCTCACAGCAGTTTTTGTCAAGAAATGGAATG GTAAACTCTTGAACATCCACCCGTCCTTGTTGCCCTCCTTTAAGGGTGTGAATGCCCAAAAGCAAGCTCTCCAGGCTGGGGTGCGGGTCAGCGGCTGCACAGTCCACTTTGTTGCC GAGGAGGTAGACGCGGGGGCCATCATTGCGCAGGAGGCGGTACCAGTGCTGAGCAGTGACACCGAAGAAAGTCTGTGCGACAGAATCAAAGAGGCAGAGCACAGAGCCTTCCCTGCAGCGATGGAGCTGGTGGCCAGTGGAGCAGTGCAGCTGAGCGAGGACGGACGTGTCATCTGGAGGCCACAACATTAG